In Ornithorhynchus anatinus isolate Pmale09 chromosome 17, mOrnAna1.pri.v4, whole genome shotgun sequence, the following proteins share a genomic window:
- the LOC120638954 gene encoding adhesion G-protein coupled receptor G7-like, which translates to MCENGSANVGSPKAVRACIITENQTLKLGNVSVLDCSQNLLLLANWTKTQENTSGELLWNMSMSTQVLTFNSSALSQEEINSATIIVEHIFTSENAVAEAKETAVTTVSQLLNASKTAFERSENESFQSLIKGLSEYSLDLEKDEAVVQPNIAVQSVKMPWSDSNVLLNVGKNRFQNTLSLNTSADSLMPSHSTDLQVLISVAKSRSPKLLFIFLQRITIVLLG; encoded by the exons ATGTGTGAAAATGGGTCGGCAAATG TGGGATCTCCAAAGGCAGTCCGAGCATGTATCATCACTGAAAATCAAACCCTTAAATTAGGGAACGTCTCAGTCTTGGACTGCTCTCAGAACCTGTTGTTATTGGCAAACTGGACAAAAACG cAGGAAAACACCTCAGGCGAACTTTTATGGAATATGTCCATGAGCACCCAGGTCCTCACCTTCAATTCATCTGCGTTGTCCCAAGAAGAAATCAACAGTGCTACCATAATTGTGGAGCACATCTTCACCTCTGAAAATGCGGTAGCTGAG GCCAAGGAAACTGCAGTAACAACAGTGAGCCAGCTACTAAATGCCAGCAAAACTGCATTTGAAAGATCTGAAAATGAAAGCTTTCAAAG TCTGATTAAGGGCCTGAGTGAATATTCCTTGGATCTGGAAAAAGACGAAGCCGTGGTTCAGCCCAATATTGCAGTTCAGTCTGTTAAAATGCCTTGGAGTGATTCAAATGTTCTTCTAAACGTAGGCAAAA ACAGGTTCCAAAACACACTATCTCTAAATACAAGTGCAGACTCACTCATGCCTAGTCACAGCACGGATCTCCAGGTGTTGATCAGTGTCGCCAAAAGTAGGTCGCCAAAATTACtgttcatttttctccaaaggaTTACAATTGTATTGTTAGGCTAA
- the LOC100089602 gene encoding adhesion G-protein coupled receptor G7, giving the protein MVIKPQFNKRMFQLNNYACVFWNLTTNVWETRGCEKRSVHEGFLQCYCNHTTNFAILMNFKKNYHYPKALDILSHIGSGLSICSLVFTIIFKIVTRKTRKTSVTWVFVSLCMSMLIFNLLFLFGIENSNKDLANVAESSKIFQRNKANEPINEDIQDPENAVCTVVAALLHYFLLVTFMWTGLNAVQLYFLLLRTIKPLPSHFTQILSLIAWGVPAIVVAITLGIAYSGDKGGALYYRKEEFCWLAGIEDGPPGEKNRLGIRSPMLWSFLLPVTIILINNTVIFIIITVNVLWKENHNLTKTYKASAMKKALRTLSVAMIFGITWILGYLMMVANDGMTTVFSYAFCIFNTTQGLQIFVFHTVKTKIFQDKASELFKTVSACTMKLRSLSWTEQLHLKVKSYDIVKAFSSRKYRFRTFTSSPTTEESVLSGNYLSFSS; this is encoded by the exons ATGGTGATCAAACCTCAA TTCAATAAAAGGATGTTCCAGCTGAATAACTATGCCTGTGTCTTTTGGAACCTGACAACGAACGTGTGGGAAACAAGAGGCTGTGAAAAGCGATCTGTTCACGAAGGATTCCTGCAGTGCTACTGCAACCACACCACTAACTTTGCCATATTAATG AATTTCAAGAAAAATTATCATTACCCCAAAGCTCTGGATATATTGTCTCATATTGGGAGTGGACTATCCATTTGCTCCCTGGTCTTCACAATTATATTTAAGATTGTCACCAG GAAAACACGGAAGACCTCTGTAACCTGGGTGTTTGTAAGCCTCTGCATGTCTATGCTGATTTTCAACTTACTCTTTCTCTTTGGAATCGAGAACTCAAACAAAGACCTAGCAAATGTGGCTGAAAGCAGTAAGATATTTCAAAGGAACAAAGCCAATGAACCAATTAACGAAGACATACAAGATCCCGAAAACGCTGTTTGCACAGTAGTAGCTGCCTTATTGCACTATTTTCTGCTGGTGACATTTATGTGGACTGGACTCAATGCCGTGCAACTGTATTTTCTTCTGCTTAGAACCATaaagcctctcccctcccatttcaCCCAAATCTTGTCACTTATTGCGTGGG GAGTTCCTGCTATCGTGGTGGCCATTACACTTGGAATTGCCTATAGTGGTGACAAAGGGGGAGCTTTGTATTATCGGAAAGAGGAATT CTGCTGGCTCGCAGGTATAGAAGATGGGCCACCTGGGGAAAAGAATCGTCTTGGAATAAGGAGTCCAATGCTGTGGTCATTCCTTCTCCCTGTGACCATCATCCTGATCAATAACACtgtcatctttatcatcatcacagtCAATGTGCTCTGGAAGGAAAATCACAACCTGACAAA aACCTACAAGGCTTCAGCTATGAAAAAGGCTCTTAGAACTTTATCGGTCGCTATGATTTTTGGAATTACGTGGATCTTAGGTTACTTGATGATGGTAGCCAATGACGGGATGACGACAGTGTTCAGCTATGCATTCTGTATTTTCAACACCACCCAG GGACTGCAAATTTTTGTGTTTCATACCGTTAAAACAAAGATCTTCCAGGACAAAGCATCTGAACTGTTCAAGACAGTGTCTGCCTGCACGATGAAGCTGAGGTCATTGTCCTGGACAGAACAACTTCATCTGAAAGTAAAGTCGTATGATATAGTCAAAGCATTTTCATCCAGGAAGTATCGTTTTAGAACATTTACCTCCTCCCCTACCACAGAGGAGAGTGTCCTTAGTGGAAATTACCTAAGTTTTTCAAGTTGA